A region of Lycium barbarum isolate Lr01 chromosome 3, ASM1917538v2, whole genome shotgun sequence DNA encodes the following proteins:
- the LOC132633146 gene encoding uncharacterized protein LOC132633146, which produces MEGKVEAISKELHDNNGIHCETKLEQEGKSVTQEIKQVNCDDKINEEEKKKISLVRALAEKQDPSSKEVDDFAIRRFLRARDLDVDKASAMLLKYLKWKKSFVPNGFISPSEIPNEIAHNKMFLQGVDKQGRPIAVVFGGRHMQNKLGGLDEFKRFVVLALEKLCSRTSPGREKFVVIGDLQGFGYSNSDARAYLGALSILQDCYPERLGKLIVVHVPYLFWTMWKIVYPFIDNNTKKKITFVENKRLTTTLLQDIDESQLPEIYGGKMPLVPIHEA; this is translated from the exons ATGGAGGGAAAAGTTGAGGCAATATCCAAGGAGCTACACGATAATAATGGAATTCATTGTGAAACAAAATTGGAGCAGGAAGGAAAATCAGTAACACAAGAGATCAAACAAGTAAATTGCGATGACAAAATCaatgaagaagagaaaaagaagattTCTCTCGTGAGAGCTCTTGCTGAAAAGCAAGATCCATCTTCCAAG GAAGTCGATGATTTTGCGATAAGAAGGTTTCTTCGAGCAAGGGATCTGGACGTGGACAAAGCTTCAGCAATGTTGTTGAAATACCTAAAATGGAAGAAAAGCTTTGTACCAAATGGGTTTATTTCACCTAGTGAGATTCCAAACGAGATAGCACACAACAAAATGTTCTTGCAAGGTGTGGATAAACAAGGACGCCCTATTGCTGTCGTTTTTGGTGGCAGACATATGCAGAACAAACTAGGAGGCCTTGACGAGTTCAAAC GGTTTGTGGTATTGGCTTTAGAGAAACTCTGTTCAAG GACTTCACCAGGAAGGGAAAAGTTTGTGGTAATTGGGGATCTCCAAGGTTTTGGCTATTCCAATAGTGATGCTCGTGCATACCTTGGGGCTCTATCCATTTTACAG GACTGTTACCCTGAAAGACTTGGAAAGCTGATTGTTGTTCATGTCCCTTACCTATTCTGGACAATGTGGAAAATTGTGTATCCTTTTATTGATAACAACACCAAGAAGAAG ATCACATTTGTGGAAAACAAACGACTCACGACAACTCTACTTCAAGACATTGATGAAAGCCAGCTACCAGAGATTTATGGCGGCAAAATGCCATTAGTTCCTATTCATGAAGCCTAA